A single region of the Lonchura striata isolate bLonStr1 chromosome 19, bLonStr1.mat, whole genome shotgun sequence genome encodes:
- the RHBDF2 gene encoding inactive rhomboid protein 2 isoform X3 — MSAGDKNGGSRSSSSRLQSKKPPNLSIVIPPREAEEDGASLSLMPCSAFQPSKVPIYRKSKSLQEPRPERQPGFRRQTSLSQSIRKGTAQWFGVSSDWEGKRQQWQRKSLQHCSMRYGKLKPAYRDMELPSQEVPSFQATESPKPTKMPKIVDPLARGRPFRHPDETDRPHTPHHVLPPLTPGVVSLASFNSIRSGYGRLPRRKRESVAHMSFKAAAALLRGRSVLEPLAPKRRSKRSFLYPSFMDEDMVDAADTLDSSFFSKMDMHDETYSMPDDVFESPPLSATYLRMHQVAEDARVSPEGVRLASVSGSAGPAPRRGRRIASKVKHFAFDRKKRYYGLGVVGKWLNRTYRRSLSSIVQSQLEITDSHRPYFTYWITFVHILITLLVIGTYGIAPIGFAQHVTTELVLRNKGVYESVKYIQQENFWIGPSSIDLIHLGAKFSPCIRKDQQVERLIQRERDRERGSGCCVQNDNSGCIQTLPQDCSETLATFIKWPGSNAPAVGSGERRTSGAVCHQDPRTCEEPASNPPHVWPDDITKWPICTYETKTNHTGFAHLDCEIKGRPCCIGTKGSCEITTREYCDFMHGYFHEEATLCSQVHCLDEVCGLLPFLNPEVPDQFYRLWLSLFLHAGIIHCLVSVTFQMTVLRDLEKLAGWHRISIIFILSGITGNLASAIFLPYRAEVGPAGSQFGLLACLFVELFQSWQVLEKPWKAFLNLFGIVLFLFICGLLPWIDNIAHLFGFLSGLLLSFAFLPYITFGTVDKYRKRAMIIVSLLVFVGLFASLVVWLYVYPVNWRWVEYLTCLPFTSKFCEKYELEQVLH; from the exons ATGTCAGCCGGGGACAAGAACGGGGGCAGccgctccagcagcagccgccTGCAGAGCAAGAAGCCGCCCAACCTCTCCATTGTCATCCCGCCCCGGGAGGCCGAGGAGGATG GTGCCAGCCTGTCCCTGatgccctgctctgccttccaGCCCTCCAAGGTGCCCATCTACCGCAAGAGCAAGAGCCTGCAGGAGCCCCGCCCGGAGCGCCAGCCCGGCTTCCGCCGGCAGAcgtccctgtcccagagcatCCGCAA GGGCACGGCGCAGTGGTTCGGCGTCAGCAGCGACTGGGAGGGGAAGCGGCAGCAGTGGCAGCGCAAgagcctgcagcactgcagcatgAGGTACGGCAAGCTGAAGCCTGCCTATCGCGACATGGAGCTGCCCAGCCAGGAGGTGCCCTCCTTCCAAGCCACCGAGTCGCCCAAGCCCACCAAGATGCCCAAG ATCGTGGACCCGCTGGCCAGGGGTCGTCCCTTCCGCCATCCCGACGAGACCGACCGTCCCCACACGCCCCACCACGTCCTGCCCCCGCTCACCCCCGGCGTCGTCTCCTTGGCGTCCTTCAACAGCATCCGCTCGGGCTACGGCCGCCTGCCGCGCAGGAAGAGGGAGTCTGTGGCCCACATGAGCTTcaaggcagctgcagccctcCTCCGT GGGCGCTCTGTCCTGGAGCCACTGGCTCCCAAGAGAAGGAGCAAGAGGAGCTTCCTGTACCCCAGCTTCATGGACGAGGACATGGTGGATGCTGCTGATACCCTGGACTCGTCCTTCTTCAGTAAG ATGGACATGCACGATGAGACGTACTCCATGCCCGATGACGTCTTTGAGTCACCTCCTCTATCAGCCACGTACTTGCGCATGCACCAGGTGGCAGAGGATGCCAGGGTGTCCCCTGAG GGTGTCCGGCTGGCCTCGGTGTCGGGCAGCGCGGGCCCGGCGCCGCGGCGGGGCAGGCGCATCGCCTCCAAAGTGAAGCACTTCGCCTTCGACCGCAAGAAGCGCTACTACGGGCTGGGCGTGGTGGGCAAGTGGCTGAACAGGACCTACCGGCGCAGCCTGAGCAGCATCGTGCAGTCCCAGCTGGAGATCACCGACAGCCACCG GCCGTATTTCACATACTGGATCACCTTTGTGCACATTCTCATCACCCTGCTGGTCATCGGCACCTACGGCATTGCCCCCATTGGCTTCGCCCAGCACGTGACAACAGAGTTA GTGCTGAGGAACAAGGGTGTCTACGAGAGTGTCAAGTACATCCAGCAGGAAAACTTCTGGATTGGACCCAGCTCG ATCGACCTGATCCACCTGGGAGCCAAGTTCTCCCCCTGCATCCGGAAGGACCAGCAGGTGGAGCGGCTCATCCAGCGCgagcgggaccgggagcgggGCTCCGGCTGCTGCGTGCAGAACGACAACTCAGGCTGCATCCAGACCCTGCCACAGGACTGCTCC GAGACTCTGGCAACGTTCATCAAGTGGCCGGGCAGCAACGCGCCAGCCGTGGGCTCGGGGGAGAGGCGGACCTCGGGGGCTGTGTGTCACCAGGACCCCAG GACATGTGAGGAGCCTGCATCCAACCCACCCCATGTGTGGCCGGACGACATCACCAAGTGGCCG ATCTGCACCTACGAGACCAAAACCAACCACACGGGCTTCGCCCACCTGGACTGCGAGATCAAGGGCAGGCCCTGCTGCATCGGCACCAAGGGCAG CTGCGAGATCACCACGCGGGAGTACTGCGACTTCATGCACGGCTACTTCCACGAGGAGGCAACGCTCTGCTCGCAg GTGCACTGCCTGGATGAGGTCTGTGGGCTCCTGCCCTTCCTGAACCCGGAGGTCCCTGACCAGTTCTACCGcctgtggctgtccctgttcctgcaTGCCGG CATCATCCACTGCCTGGTGTCGGTGACGTTCCAGATGACGGTGCTGCGGGACCTGGAGAAGCTGGCAGGCTGGCATCGCATCTccatcatcttcatcctcaGTGGCATCACGGGCAAcctggccagcgccatcttccTACCCTACCGAGCAGAG GTGGGCCCTGCCGGCTCCCAGTTCGGCTTGCTGGCCTGCCTCTTCGTGGAGCTCTTCCAAAGCTGGCAAGTGCTGGAGAAACCCTGGAAAGCCTTCCTCAACCTCTTCGGCAtcgtcctcttcctcttcatctGTGGCCTATTGCCCTGGATCGACAACATCGCTCACCTCTTCGGCTTCCTCAGCGGGCTCCTGCTGTCCTTCGCCTTCCTGCCCTACATCACCTTCGGCACGGTGGACAAGTACCGCAAGCGGGCCATGATCATCGTGTCCCTGCTGGTCTTCGTGGGGCTCTTCGCCTCGCTGGTGGTGTGGCTCTACGTGTACCCCGTGAACTGGCGCTGGGTGGAGTACCTCACCTGCCTGCCCTTCACCAGCAAGTTCTGCGAGAAGTACGAGCTGGAGCAGGTCCTGCACTGA
- the RHBDF2 gene encoding inactive rhomboid protein 2 isoform X1: MSAGDKNGGSRSSSSRLQSKKPPNLSIVIPPREAEEDGARKEPSKVPIYRKSKSLQEPRPERQPGFRRQTSLSQSIRKGTAQWFGVSSDWEGKRQQWQRKSLQHCSMRYGKLKPAYRDMELPSQEVPSFQATESPKPTKMPKIVDPLARGRPFRHPDETDRPHTPHHVLPPLTPGVVSLASFNSIRSGYGRLPRRKRESVAHMSFKAAAALLRGRSVLEPLAPKRRSKRSFLYPSFMDEDMVDAADTLDSSFFSKMDMHDETYSMPDDVFESPPLSATYLRMHQVAEDARVSPEVEQPTPREGVRLASVSGSAGPAPRRGRRIASKVKHFAFDRKKRYYGLGVVGKWLNRTYRRSLSSIVQSQLEITDSHRPYFTYWITFVHILITLLVIGTYGIAPIGFAQHVTTELVLRNKGVYESVKYIQQENFWIGPSSIDLIHLGAKFSPCIRKDQQVERLIQRERDRERGSGCCVQNDNSGCIQTLPQDCSETLATFIKWPGSNAPAVGSGERRTSGAVCHQDPRTCEEPASNPPHVWPDDITKWPICTYETKTNHTGFAHLDCEIKGRPCCIGTKGSCEITTREYCDFMHGYFHEEATLCSQVHCLDEVCGLLPFLNPEVPDQFYRLWLSLFLHAGIIHCLVSVTFQMTVLRDLEKLAGWHRISIIFILSGITGNLASAIFLPYRAEVGPAGSQFGLLACLFVELFQSWQVLEKPWKAFLNLFGIVLFLFICGLLPWIDNIAHLFGFLSGLLLSFAFLPYITFGTVDKYRKRAMIIVSLLVFVGLFASLVVWLYVYPVNWRWVEYLTCLPFTSKFCEKYELEQVLH, encoded by the exons ATGTCAGCCGGGGACAAGAACGGGGGCAGccgctccagcagcagccgccTGCAGAGCAAGAAGCCGCCCAACCTCTCCATTGTCATCCCGCCCCGGGAGGCCGAGGAGGATGGTGCCCGCAAGGAG CCCTCCAAGGTGCCCATCTACCGCAAGAGCAAGAGCCTGCAGGAGCCCCGCCCGGAGCGCCAGCCCGGCTTCCGCCGGCAGAcgtccctgtcccagagcatCCGCAA GGGCACGGCGCAGTGGTTCGGCGTCAGCAGCGACTGGGAGGGGAAGCGGCAGCAGTGGCAGCGCAAgagcctgcagcactgcagcatgAGGTACGGCAAGCTGAAGCCTGCCTATCGCGACATGGAGCTGCCCAGCCAGGAGGTGCCCTCCTTCCAAGCCACCGAGTCGCCCAAGCCCACCAAGATGCCCAAG ATCGTGGACCCGCTGGCCAGGGGTCGTCCCTTCCGCCATCCCGACGAGACCGACCGTCCCCACACGCCCCACCACGTCCTGCCCCCGCTCACCCCCGGCGTCGTCTCCTTGGCGTCCTTCAACAGCATCCGCTCGGGCTACGGCCGCCTGCCGCGCAGGAAGAGGGAGTCTGTGGCCCACATGAGCTTcaaggcagctgcagccctcCTCCGT GGGCGCTCTGTCCTGGAGCCACTGGCTCCCAAGAGAAGGAGCAAGAGGAGCTTCCTGTACCCCAGCTTCATGGACGAGGACATGGTGGATGCTGCTGATACCCTGGACTCGTCCTTCTTCAGTAAG ATGGACATGCACGATGAGACGTACTCCATGCCCGATGACGTCTTTGAGTCACCTCCTCTATCAGCCACGTACTTGCGCATGCACCAGGTGGCAGAGGATGCCAGGGTGTCCCCTGAGGTGGAGCAGCCCACCCC GCGGGAGGGTGTCCGGCTGGCCTCGGTGTCGGGCAGCGCGGGCCCGGCGCCGCGGCGGGGCAGGCGCATCGCCTCCAAAGTGAAGCACTTCGCCTTCGACCGCAAGAAGCGCTACTACGGGCTGGGCGTGGTGGGCAAGTGGCTGAACAGGACCTACCGGCGCAGCCTGAGCAGCATCGTGCAGTCCCAGCTGGAGATCACCGACAGCCACCG GCCGTATTTCACATACTGGATCACCTTTGTGCACATTCTCATCACCCTGCTGGTCATCGGCACCTACGGCATTGCCCCCATTGGCTTCGCCCAGCACGTGACAACAGAGTTA GTGCTGAGGAACAAGGGTGTCTACGAGAGTGTCAAGTACATCCAGCAGGAAAACTTCTGGATTGGACCCAGCTCG ATCGACCTGATCCACCTGGGAGCCAAGTTCTCCCCCTGCATCCGGAAGGACCAGCAGGTGGAGCGGCTCATCCAGCGCgagcgggaccgggagcgggGCTCCGGCTGCTGCGTGCAGAACGACAACTCAGGCTGCATCCAGACCCTGCCACAGGACTGCTCC GAGACTCTGGCAACGTTCATCAAGTGGCCGGGCAGCAACGCGCCAGCCGTGGGCTCGGGGGAGAGGCGGACCTCGGGGGCTGTGTGTCACCAGGACCCCAG GACATGTGAGGAGCCTGCATCCAACCCACCCCATGTGTGGCCGGACGACATCACCAAGTGGCCG ATCTGCACCTACGAGACCAAAACCAACCACACGGGCTTCGCCCACCTGGACTGCGAGATCAAGGGCAGGCCCTGCTGCATCGGCACCAAGGGCAG CTGCGAGATCACCACGCGGGAGTACTGCGACTTCATGCACGGCTACTTCCACGAGGAGGCAACGCTCTGCTCGCAg GTGCACTGCCTGGATGAGGTCTGTGGGCTCCTGCCCTTCCTGAACCCGGAGGTCCCTGACCAGTTCTACCGcctgtggctgtccctgttcctgcaTGCCGG CATCATCCACTGCCTGGTGTCGGTGACGTTCCAGATGACGGTGCTGCGGGACCTGGAGAAGCTGGCAGGCTGGCATCGCATCTccatcatcttcatcctcaGTGGCATCACGGGCAAcctggccagcgccatcttccTACCCTACCGAGCAGAG GTGGGCCCTGCCGGCTCCCAGTTCGGCTTGCTGGCCTGCCTCTTCGTGGAGCTCTTCCAAAGCTGGCAAGTGCTGGAGAAACCCTGGAAAGCCTTCCTCAACCTCTTCGGCAtcgtcctcttcctcttcatctGTGGCCTATTGCCCTGGATCGACAACATCGCTCACCTCTTCGGCTTCCTCAGCGGGCTCCTGCTGTCCTTCGCCTTCCTGCCCTACATCACCTTCGGCACGGTGGACAAGTACCGCAAGCGGGCCATGATCATCGTGTCCCTGCTGGTCTTCGTGGGGCTCTTCGCCTCGCTGGTGGTGTGGCTCTACGTGTACCCCGTGAACTGGCGCTGGGTGGAGTACCTCACCTGCCTGCCCTTCACCAGCAAGTTCTGCGAGAAGTACGAGCTGGAGCAGGTCCTGCACTGA
- the RHBDF2 gene encoding inactive rhomboid protein 2 isoform X2, which translates to MSAGDKNGGSRSSSSRLQSKKPPNLSIVIPPREAEEELPGASLSLMPCSAFQPSKVPIYRKSKSLQEPRPERQPGFRRQTSLSQSIRKGTAQWFGVSSDWEGKRQQWQRKSLQHCSMRYGKLKPAYRDMELPSQEVPSFQATESPKPTKMPKIVDPLARGRPFRHPDETDRPHTPHHVLPPLTPGVVSLASFNSIRSGYGRLPRRKRESVAHMSFKAAAALLRGRSVLEPLAPKRRSKRSFLYPSFMDEDMVDAADTLDSSFFSKMDMHDETYSMPDDVFESPPLSATYLRMHQVAEDARVSPEGVRLASVSGSAGPAPRRGRRIASKVKHFAFDRKKRYYGLGVVGKWLNRTYRRSLSSIVQSQLEITDSHRPYFTYWITFVHILITLLVIGTYGIAPIGFAQHVTTELVLRNKGVYESVKYIQQENFWIGPSSIDLIHLGAKFSPCIRKDQQVERLIQRERDRERGSGCCVQNDNSGCIQTLPQDCSETLATFIKWPGSNAPAVGSGERRTSGAVCHQDPRTCEEPASNPPHVWPDDITKWPICTYETKTNHTGFAHLDCEIKGRPCCIGTKGSCEITTREYCDFMHGYFHEEATLCSQVHCLDEVCGLLPFLNPEVPDQFYRLWLSLFLHAGIIHCLVSVTFQMTVLRDLEKLAGWHRISIIFILSGITGNLASAIFLPYRAEVGPAGSQFGLLACLFVELFQSWQVLEKPWKAFLNLFGIVLFLFICGLLPWIDNIAHLFGFLSGLLLSFAFLPYITFGTVDKYRKRAMIIVSLLVFVGLFASLVVWLYVYPVNWRWVEYLTCLPFTSKFCEKYELEQVLH; encoded by the exons ATGTCAGCCGGGGACAAGAACGGGGGCAGccgctccagcagcagccgccTGCAGAGCAAGAAGCCGCCCAACCTCTCCATTGTCATCCCGCCCCGGGAGGCCGAGGAGGA GCTGCCAGGTGCCAGCCTGTCCCTGatgccctgctctgccttccaGCCCTCCAAGGTGCCCATCTACCGCAAGAGCAAGAGCCTGCAGGAGCCCCGCCCGGAGCGCCAGCCCGGCTTCCGCCGGCAGAcgtccctgtcccagagcatCCGCAA GGGCACGGCGCAGTGGTTCGGCGTCAGCAGCGACTGGGAGGGGAAGCGGCAGCAGTGGCAGCGCAAgagcctgcagcactgcagcatgAGGTACGGCAAGCTGAAGCCTGCCTATCGCGACATGGAGCTGCCCAGCCAGGAGGTGCCCTCCTTCCAAGCCACCGAGTCGCCCAAGCCCACCAAGATGCCCAAG ATCGTGGACCCGCTGGCCAGGGGTCGTCCCTTCCGCCATCCCGACGAGACCGACCGTCCCCACACGCCCCACCACGTCCTGCCCCCGCTCACCCCCGGCGTCGTCTCCTTGGCGTCCTTCAACAGCATCCGCTCGGGCTACGGCCGCCTGCCGCGCAGGAAGAGGGAGTCTGTGGCCCACATGAGCTTcaaggcagctgcagccctcCTCCGT GGGCGCTCTGTCCTGGAGCCACTGGCTCCCAAGAGAAGGAGCAAGAGGAGCTTCCTGTACCCCAGCTTCATGGACGAGGACATGGTGGATGCTGCTGATACCCTGGACTCGTCCTTCTTCAGTAAG ATGGACATGCACGATGAGACGTACTCCATGCCCGATGACGTCTTTGAGTCACCTCCTCTATCAGCCACGTACTTGCGCATGCACCAGGTGGCAGAGGATGCCAGGGTGTCCCCTGAG GGTGTCCGGCTGGCCTCGGTGTCGGGCAGCGCGGGCCCGGCGCCGCGGCGGGGCAGGCGCATCGCCTCCAAAGTGAAGCACTTCGCCTTCGACCGCAAGAAGCGCTACTACGGGCTGGGCGTGGTGGGCAAGTGGCTGAACAGGACCTACCGGCGCAGCCTGAGCAGCATCGTGCAGTCCCAGCTGGAGATCACCGACAGCCACCG GCCGTATTTCACATACTGGATCACCTTTGTGCACATTCTCATCACCCTGCTGGTCATCGGCACCTACGGCATTGCCCCCATTGGCTTCGCCCAGCACGTGACAACAGAGTTA GTGCTGAGGAACAAGGGTGTCTACGAGAGTGTCAAGTACATCCAGCAGGAAAACTTCTGGATTGGACCCAGCTCG ATCGACCTGATCCACCTGGGAGCCAAGTTCTCCCCCTGCATCCGGAAGGACCAGCAGGTGGAGCGGCTCATCCAGCGCgagcgggaccgggagcgggGCTCCGGCTGCTGCGTGCAGAACGACAACTCAGGCTGCATCCAGACCCTGCCACAGGACTGCTCC GAGACTCTGGCAACGTTCATCAAGTGGCCGGGCAGCAACGCGCCAGCCGTGGGCTCGGGGGAGAGGCGGACCTCGGGGGCTGTGTGTCACCAGGACCCCAG GACATGTGAGGAGCCTGCATCCAACCCACCCCATGTGTGGCCGGACGACATCACCAAGTGGCCG ATCTGCACCTACGAGACCAAAACCAACCACACGGGCTTCGCCCACCTGGACTGCGAGATCAAGGGCAGGCCCTGCTGCATCGGCACCAAGGGCAG CTGCGAGATCACCACGCGGGAGTACTGCGACTTCATGCACGGCTACTTCCACGAGGAGGCAACGCTCTGCTCGCAg GTGCACTGCCTGGATGAGGTCTGTGGGCTCCTGCCCTTCCTGAACCCGGAGGTCCCTGACCAGTTCTACCGcctgtggctgtccctgttcctgcaTGCCGG CATCATCCACTGCCTGGTGTCGGTGACGTTCCAGATGACGGTGCTGCGGGACCTGGAGAAGCTGGCAGGCTGGCATCGCATCTccatcatcttcatcctcaGTGGCATCACGGGCAAcctggccagcgccatcttccTACCCTACCGAGCAGAG GTGGGCCCTGCCGGCTCCCAGTTCGGCTTGCTGGCCTGCCTCTTCGTGGAGCTCTTCCAAAGCTGGCAAGTGCTGGAGAAACCCTGGAAAGCCTTCCTCAACCTCTTCGGCAtcgtcctcttcctcttcatctGTGGCCTATTGCCCTGGATCGACAACATCGCTCACCTCTTCGGCTTCCTCAGCGGGCTCCTGCTGTCCTTCGCCTTCCTGCCCTACATCACCTTCGGCACGGTGGACAAGTACCGCAAGCGGGCCATGATCATCGTGTCCCTGCTGGTCTTCGTGGGGCTCTTCGCCTCGCTGGTGGTGTGGCTCTACGTGTACCCCGTGAACTGGCGCTGGGTGGAGTACCTCACCTGCCTGCCCTTCACCAGCAAGTTCTGCGAGAAGTACGAGCTGGAGCAGGTCCTGCACTGA
- the AANAT gene encoding serotonin N-acetyltransferase, which produces MSALGALPFLKPVQLRSPRSSPGGQRRHTLPASEFRCLSPGDAASVFEIEREAFISVSGDCPLHLDEIRHFLNLCPELSLGWFEEGRLVAFIIGSLWDQERLSQAALTLHKPQGSAVHIHVLAVHRAVRQQGKGSILMWRYLQHLRCLPCARRALLMCQPFLVPFYQKCGFQALGPCGVTVGDLAFVEMQHPVRGHAFMRRNSGC; this is translated from the exons atgtcGGCACTCGGCGCCCTGCCCTTCCTGAAGCCGGTCCAGCTGCGCTCGCCCCGCAGCTCGCCCGGGGGCCAGCGCCGGCACACGCTGCCCGCCAGCGAGTTCCGCTGCCTCAGCCCCGGGGACGCCGCCAGCGTGTTCGAGATCGAGCGCGAGG cctttaTATCGGTTTCTGGGGACTGTCCCCTGCACCTGGACGAGATCCGCCACTTCCTGAACCTGTGCCCGGAGCTGTCCCTCGGCTGGTTTGAGGAAGGGAGGCTCGTGGCATTCATCATCGGCTCCCTCTGGGACCAGGAGAGGCTCAGCCAG GCAGCACTGACCCTGCACAAGCCGCAGGGCTCGGCCGTGCACATCCACGTGCTGGCCGTGCACCGCGCCGTGCGCCAGCAGGGCAAGGGCTCCATCCTGATGTGGCGCTACCTGCAGCACCTGCGCTGCCTGCCCTGCGCCCGCCGCGCCCTGCTcatgtgccagcctttcctcgTGCCCTTCTACCAGAAGTGCGGCTTCCAGGCGCTGGGGCCCTGCGGCGTGACCGTGGGCGACCTGGCCTTCGTGGAGATGCAGCACCCGGTGCGGGGACACGCCTTCATGCGCAGGAACAGCGGCTgctga